In Deltaproteobacteria bacterium, the following are encoded in one genomic region:
- a CDS encoding DUF4062 domain-containing protein: MTIERNSVRVFTSTTFRDMVLERDALMRYVFPQLREECEPHRIALIDIDLRWGSTEETDYRKVLNIVKSELNRAAVMISIIGERFGWIPPDEYDSVTALEMYTALASPSIRLLVFRREQFFTNQLAAGQNESNFFPEPELEQKKLIRRLEYLGVAITPYEKGDIH, translated from the coding sequence ATGACAATAGAACGAAATAGTGTCCGGGTTTTCACGTCCACTACCTTTCGTGACATGGTCTTGGAGCGGGACGCCCTGATGCGCTATGTGTTTCCACAGCTACGCGAAGAATGTGAGCCTCATCGGATTGCACTGATCGATATTGACCTTCGATGGGGAAGTACCGAGGAAACCGACTATAGGAAAGTCCTCAATATTGTGAAATCAGAACTGAACCGTGCAGCCGTGATGATCTCCATCATCGGAGAACGGTTTGGTTGGATCCCCCCGGACGAGTATGACTCCGTGACAGCATTGGAAATGTACACCGCGCTAGCAAGTCCATCGATTCGCCTTCTCGTCTTCAGAAGGGAACAGTTCTTTACGAACCAGTTGGCCGCAGGACAGAATGAGTCGAACTTCTTCCCTGAGCCTGAACTAGAGCAAAAGAAACTCATTCGCCGTCTTGAGTACCTCGGCGTCGCTATCACCCCATATGAAAAAGGGGACATCCATTAG
- a CDS encoding twin-arginine translocation signal domain-containing protein — protein MKERPVVTRRDFLKGTAGLVMAMGLGSPALEAEGGEERTRVILIRHPDVLGADDRVNGPILQQMLDEAVRTLAGEKNAGAAWQKFFRKTDVVGIKTNGWAALPTPKEMEDALRRRLLEVGVSEANLAVDDRNVRSNPVFQKSTALVNVRPVRTHHWAGAGTCLKNYIMFVQFPWSYHGDACSDLGKIWTLPGVKGKTRLNILVALTPQFYGRGPHSIDRRYLWPYRGLIVGTDPVSVDSVGAELLRRKRVAFFGEDRELDVQPIHIAVADKKYHLGTSDLKRIEIIKLGWQEEVLL, from the coding sequence ATGAAAGAGCGACCGGTGGTCACCCGACGGGATTTTTTAAAAGGAACGGCCGGTCTGGTCATGGCCATGGGTCTCGGCTCGCCTGCCCTCGAAGCGGAGGGGGGAGAAGAACGGACCCGGGTTATCCTGATCAGACACCCCGATGTATTGGGAGCGGACGATCGAGTGAACGGACCCATCCTGCAGCAGATGCTTGATGAAGCCGTTCGGACCCTGGCCGGAGAGAAAAACGCTGGAGCGGCCTGGCAGAAATTCTTCAGGAAGACGGATGTGGTGGGCATCAAGACCAATGGTTGGGCAGCTCTACCCACCCCCAAAGAGATGGAGGATGCCCTTCGCCGCCGGCTGCTTGAGGTGGGTGTTTCGGAGGCCAATCTGGCCGTCGATGACCGCAATGTGCGCAGTAACCCGGTTTTCCAGAAATCCACCGCCTTGGTCAATGTGCGCCCGGTTCGCACACACCACTGGGCGGGGGCAGGAACCTGCCTTAAGAATTACATCATGTTCGTTCAGTTTCCCTGGAGTTATCACGGAGACGCCTGTTCCGATCTGGGGAAGATCTGGACCCTGCCCGGAGTTAAGGGCAAGACCCGGCTGAACATCCTGGTGGCCCTGACCCCGCAGTTTTACGGTCGGGGACCCCATTCCATAGACCGGCGTTATCTGTGGCCTTACCGGGGTCTTATCGTGGGCACCGACCCGGTGTCGGTCGACAGCGTAGGCGCCGAACTCCTCCGGAGGAAAAGGGTCGCATTTTTCGGAGAAGATAGAGAACTGGATGTCCAGCCGATCCACATTGCCGTGGCCGACAAAAAGTATCACCTCGGGACGAGCGATCTGAAACGGATTGAGATTATCAAACTCGGCTGGCAGGAGGAGGTACTCCTTTAA
- a CDS encoding LysE family transporter, whose protein sequence is MINIDWISFVMASIAVVLSPGPGSLFVARTAGTSGLRAAQGAMLGIMVGDTCLIVLSALGVSALFRTHPSLFHALRLAGAGYLLFLGLRLVLGKSRTKSFRLQDCDHSFRQAISITLLNPKAVIFFMAFFPLFIRSPQNDSFFTYASMTLTFQFISGAYLSLLIRASSWTASALRKSDAARFVLEKLCGCMFIGFGLKVAITRR, encoded by the coding sequence ATGATCAATATTGACTGGATCAGCTTTGTCATGGCCTCTATCGCTGTCGTTCTTTCGCCCGGCCCGGGGTCGTTGTTCGTGGCAAGAACTGCCGGGACCTCCGGGTTGAGAGCGGCGCAAGGAGCTATGCTGGGAATTATGGTTGGCGACACATGCCTGATTGTCCTGTCCGCACTCGGCGTATCAGCTCTTTTCCGTACGCATCCTTCTTTGTTTCATGCCCTGAGGTTGGCAGGGGCCGGCTACCTGCTGTTTCTCGGTCTCAGACTGGTCCTTGGAAAGTCAAGAACGAAGTCATTCCGATTGCAGGATTGTGACCATTCATTTAGGCAGGCGATCTCCATAACCCTTCTCAACCCCAAGGCCGTTATCTTCTTTATGGCGTTCTTTCCTCTGTTCATCAGGTCTCCCCAAAATGATTCCTTCTTTACCTATGCCTCTATGACTCTCACATTTCAGTTCATTAGTGGAGCCTATCTCAGTCTGCTCATTCGGGCATCCTCTTGGACAGCTTCGGCCCTTCGCAAGAGCGATGCGGCGAGATTCGTATTGGAAAAACTCTGCGGGTGTATGTTCATCGGTTTTGGGCTAAAAGTGGCAATCACAAGAAGATGA
- a CDS encoding N-acetyltransferase — MGYSISPTLNEDREPIIDIFNHYVENSFAAYPEDKLPYQSFDMFLQVSNGFPTGTIKDQNDKVVGFGMLRTHNPMPVFSRTAEVTYFIHPDHTGKGLGKMLLGSLVRGAVEKGFTSLLANISSLNPDSIKFHQKNGFIECGRFRKVGKKKGQEFDTVWMQKML, encoded by the coding sequence ATGGGATATTCAATCAGTCCAACATTAAATGAAGATCGCGAACCAATAATAGATATATTCAACCATTACGTAGAAAATTCCTTTGCGGCCTACCCGGAAGATAAACTCCCATATCAGTCATTTGATATGTTTTTACAAGTGTCGAATGGGTTCCCGACAGGAACTATAAAAGATCAGAACGACAAGGTCGTCGGTTTTGGAATGCTGCGTACACATAATCCAATGCCGGTCTTTTCTCGTACTGCCGAAGTGACCTATTTTATACATCCAGACCACACAGGAAAAGGACTGGGGAAGATGTTGCTCGGTTCTCTTGTAAGGGGTGCGGTTGAAAAAGGTTTTACGAGCCTCTTAGCCAATATATCTTCCCTCAATCCCGACAGCATTAAATTCCATCAAAAGAATGGGTTCATAGAATGCGGCCGGTTCAGAAAGGTCGGAAAGAAAAAGGGCCAGGAATTCGATACGGTATGGATGCAAAAAATGCTCTAA